ACTGGAGAGTGCAGCctcaagaaagcacataaatAATTCTTCTGTTGCTGTCAGTGCACAAGCAGCAACAGCAATGTAAATAAAATGAggatttcttattttattttcttgaggaAGCAAATCAGAAGGAAGGGCTGAGAAACCCTGTGTAATTATTTAAGTTGGATTTGCTTAGTTATAATCTCGTAAAGAAAAGAGGATTGCTACATctacaaatgaattatataaaaataatctttcaaactgatgtggcttcatttgatccgttagatctactttataataaaagtaattttacaatctgacgaatCATATTAAACTATGTCAGTTTATagaattacttttatgtaatcactttgtagttagagtatttctctaaagaaaaaaaaaggtctgaAAAGAAGAtgtagacattttttttttatattttatatttttattttagaagagTGAGAATTACATGTTCAAGAGTGACTCCTCTCTAAATTTATTGAAATAGTCCTTACTTATAACAGAGAAAAACCGTTTCTACATCTTGACActtataaattacaaaaaaaaaaaaataccaagaatATAAACCAATAAAGCccaagcattaaaaaaaaaaaaatcacctaaTTACCAAGATCTATACGATGAATaaccaaattaaataaatatgagtcAAAAGACAGACACCGTTccttctatacaaaataaagccaacataaaaaataaaacgacATCTATACTAAAAGTTCCGTCACCAATCTTCCATACGAAAAGTTATGTCTATATGAAATCCACTTGAATTTACGTACCGTCCCAGCAAATTCACAAGTGAGATATTTCCATTGGGCGCAAACTCAACAAACCACTATTATCCAAGCCTGATTACAGGAGGTAACTCTGAGCTATCATTCCAAGTCTGATTCAATCCGAAAGCTCCCAACCTTGCGAAGCCATCAGTCAAAGAGTTACACTGCCTATAGACCCCTTGGAATtatgcattttgtttatttcatttcgtGGCAAGAATTACCACAACCAAATATACTCAACCAAAACTTAAGGGAGCCACCGAAATTAAAGACGATGTACATGTTTGGGATTTTGGCTGTTGGGACTACCCTTCGCAAAATGCTATGCTTCTTCATCAAACAAACAATCAGAGAATGATAGATATGTACATATTCAACTTGTCCAATTGCATATCTTTGCATATTGCACAAAATAACTCCAAAACTTGCTGATCCGCACTTTTGGGCGTCCTCATATATCAAAGTGTTCAAAGAATTTGGGACCATCTCTACATGTTACAGTGGTCATCAGGAGCCCCTCTTGAATAACttcatatttaatttcatgGGCCATTTGATCGTCGGCTTAAACATACCTTACATTTTAGGTTAAGATACTAAAGCATGGCCAGTGAGTCGGAGCGGCACATGCGGAGGTTTGAACATTGGACGGAAGTAGATTGGGCCATTTTCGAGTATTGAAAGAAAAAGCACGAAAACACTCGAAAATTAAAATTAGCGGTAGTATGGAcatggagatgagagagaagagagtgaGACCGCTAaaggaagggagggagggaggaggggGGACACGAATCTCTTCTCCCTCCCTTTGGCCAGTGGTCAGCAGTGTATAGAGATAGAGGTTTAGATTCGGTTTAGACtgtaaactcatctcaatttatttcattttatcattataattttcttaaatttttatataaaatataataaataatttaatttttttaaatctcaaaataataataataatattaaaaaatattattttaataatattttattcaactcatttaaaataattcaattcatttttaaatctaaacggAACTAAACCAGATTATCGGATAACCGGAATCATTTTCACCAAAGCTAAGCCCAACATCCCAAATTACATCCATAAAAAGAAGAGTATAAAATTATCAATACTACTACATTCACACGTGTCAAAATAGAAGAGCCTTCTACTACTAGGAAGCTGTAATTCCAGCCCATTAAAAGCCCAACAACAAAGAGATTTCAAGGCTCGCGTTTATCTGACAAGTGTCATGTGCGCGTCCTTACACTAACgcctttttcaaaataatcctTTCTTACTCCAACTGCCTCTCTCTCCACTTCCTCCACCACTCGCTCCTCCATATCACAGTCTTTTTAAGTTCTCAGAATCTCAACTCCCAGCCAGACTCTCCCTCTCCGTAAAACTCTTTCTATCTCTTGTTTAGGAGAGCTTGTCTCTCTGAGCTAGAGCTCTCTCAAACTATTTTCCTCTCTCACCCTCTCTTAAAGCATCTGTCTCTGCTGCCATGGCGGTTGCAGAGTTATCGCCTTCATACACCAAGACCCACCTTCAATCCTCTCAAATATCATTCTTATCGAACCGTTTCTACAATCACCGCCGCTGCGCTTTTCGACCGTTCCCTCGAGCTAGAAGTACCGCAATCTCGTGCTCTGTTGCACCAAAGTAAGCTTCTAGGCAATCCCCACCAATTCTTGCCTGAGACCATAGTCTTatgggttttttgttttgttaaattCTCAGTCAAGTTAAATCTCCGGTCGCAGTGCAAGATGAGGACCCCAAGAAGAAGTCTGAATGCTACGGCGTGTTCTGCCTCACCTATGATCTCAAGGCTGTAAGTTTCCGTCCAGGAAATGCTCGTCTTTTTATGTTAGCACAATCACTCATCGTGaatttaaatgtaaaatttcGATTGAGTAGTAGTTCCAATGCCTACTATAAATGCATTGATATCGTTTGCCATTATGCGTAGTAGTCATTTGTGGATGCAAGGTGTGAAATCACTATTTATCCAAAAAGTTTACTCCCTCTCGATGAGTGAGCCAAGACCTGtggaatatataattaaatgagataagagtGTTGGGTAGGATTCGAACTCAAATGTACTAAGTGATTTCACAAGTGTTGATTTCACAAAAGGCCTGTATTGCAGTAGATTGTAAAAGTTTCTCCCTTTCCGGTTTCTGAAACATAAAAGTTCtgtttttctaaatttgtttattttcccCGTATTCATGAATTCTCTTTCCCGTGCATGTTTCTTTGGAGAGGGTGAGAGTGGGAGAAAGTCCATATCCTTGACATCTTTTAACTCTTTTCATGCGGCAAAGGCTCATCAGAATCagatcttttcttcttcttttaatcCGTGTTTCTACATATAACAAGTCTTTTATTGCGTGATCCCAGGACGAAGAGACAAAATCGtggaagaaattaattaatattgcagTCTCGGGTGCTGCTGGGATGATATCTAATCATCTGCTTTTCAAAGTAAGAGTTTTTAAATCCAAAGCctagaatcttttttttttttttttccctttgttctTGGGaggtcattatatatatatattttgcttttaaaaaaacttggcactctttattagattaaaattgACATTGGTCACCACCAAAATTGTGCATGGGATACTAGGCAATTAAGATTTAAGCCTGCAGTTTGACCCAATCATTCCTATCATCATTAGTTTGTTCCCATAAGTTTGACGTGGGAACTCTTTTTGGTTTTGATAAATTGAAACTTGAGGATTCCAGTCTATAGTAAGATTCACCCCAGCCTGTTGATGCAATTATGTAccaaaacttttattttttgtgaaaaacctCTTTTAAGATTTTAGCTGTCCAAAATCACAGGCATATAgcataaaatcattaaaaagataaaatgaaaaaagaaaaagaaaaagaaaaagttgttaTTTACGTATGTTTTTCATCAAGGTAATGCCTCACTCATTCGGATAACTACTGAAAAGTTGTCATGCACAGCCCATTAATTAAACTCCCTTCGAACTCTTATTGGCTCCTTTTGCAAATTCACATAAATTGAGTCCACGTCCACAGCATTTGAAGCTCTAAAACCAAGTCACAACAAACTGTTCAGTGGAGGGACAGAAGGAAAAAACGTGCAACAGAAGAAATAACATCATGACCTGGTAATAACAGGTGAAAGCTGTTTCTTCTGGACATAGGATCtgactttatatttatttgtccAGCTTGCATCTGGTGAGGTTTTTGGTCCTGATCAACCTGTTGCTTTGAAATTATTGGGTTCTGAAAGGTCCTTCCAAGCCCTTGAAGGTTTGTATCTTAATTCAACACACTCTGATGAGAGTTTTAGTTGCAAAAGTTAACAGGCCAGCATTGTTCAACccaagtaatatatataattgaaatgaCCTTCCCCTATTACCACAATTATCTCTATCCTTAGAACATGGTTTTTTTTCCTGTAACCAATAGGAAAATTCCTTCATTATAAAGACTGGCAACACAAACGCATGCATGAGACTTTCATCTTGGATGTCTCCTGTGTTGTGAAAGAAAGAGGaactcatcttttttttctctctttattacCTTCATAGTGTAGGTATGAGATAAGATCATCTGGTTTGTATCACATAAGAAAATATATCTTCAACCAAACCAAAAGCTAAGGGCATATGCTTTCATGggtaaaacaaaacatttagtTTATTCTTTGAACAAAATGGAGgacattttgataaaaaattatttgttttaaaagtcTATTGTTAATTAGGAAATgtttaatttaatcatttaattaatattctgATATTCCTCTTCGCGTGTGAATTCAAACTCCCTTCCATGGGTGGGACACAACTAGCGGAATAGTTAACTAAAATTTTTCAATGTGGAAATATATGATTCCTTACTGGTGTATGATCCTTCTTTCAAAAAGGAGCCGGGTACATATTGGTGGTAACTGAGTTCTCCTTCCTTATTGATCAAGATTATGACTAGAAAATCAAAcggaaggaagaaaaagaatctCAGTGGGACTGGTTTGTATATGAgttcttgaaaaaatattttgcttttCCTTGTTAAGGAATTGAGCGAACATAAATTCCAGTTTAATTATCATGCCCAATATTCTGTTTTACGCTATTAACAAAGTATAGATAGtacaaaaaaatctctctttaatcgttttgttttttaatgtaaCTATTTGTCTTCAGATTTACCATTCTCTACGAATAATTTTTCTAGAATGATGTTCTGACATATCTCCATGTTGAGCTAATTCATGCAGGTGTTGCTATGGAATTGGAGGATTCTTTGTTTCCTTTGCTGAGGGAGGTTAGTATAGGCATTGATCCATATGATGTGTTTCAAGATGTAGAATGGGCCCTTTTAATAGGAGCAAAGCCTCGAGGGCCTGGGATGGAACGGGCTGATTTACTAGACATAAATGGGCAGATTTTTGCGGAGCAGGTATCACTCACATTTTCATTTGGTATGAATCATAGCGTTTTCTGCAAGCTATACCAAGTTGGTTCATGTATTCTGTTTTTATTCCATCATTATAGGGAAAGGCTCTCAATGCCGTTGCATCCCGTAATGTCAAAGTAATAGTTGTAGGCAACCCCTGCAACACTAAGTAAGTGGATTTGGTTTTGGTTGCTGGAtattcagttttttattttcatattgtgCCTGTAACTGTGTTGTGTTTCCTCTCCTATGCAGTGCATTAATTTGTATGAAGAATGCTCCAAACATACCGGCAAAAAATTTTCATGCTTTGACTCGGTTAGACGAGAATAGAGCAAAATGTCAGGTACAATCCTCGTGAAAATTATTGGCAGCAATTATAAATAGTTATGGTTGCCATGGccaaaaaagaattattctaaataATGGCTATGATTTACGCAGCTGGCCCTCAAGGCAGGTGTCTTCTATGATAAAGTGTCAAACGTGACCATCTGGGGAAACCACTCAACAACACAGGTCGTTAAGAGATCCTGTTGTAATagcaagcatgaaaaaattccCTCCCTCGTCTTCTAAAGAATCTCTGTATTTAACTTTACCAGGTCCCAGACTTTTTAAATGCTAGAATCAATGGCTTGCGTGTCAAAGAAGTTATCAAGGATCACAAGTGGTTAGAAGAGGAATTTACAGAAAAGGTCCAAAAGGTAAGTTTCGCAGATCAATAATAGACAAAGATGCAAACATAGTTCAGTGCAATAGCAAGGTCAATTATTGACCAACAAGAGTTTCATCTTCAGGTGCTAAATAGTAAATTTTGAGTTGCAGAGAGGTGGTGTGCTGATCCAAAAATGGGGAAGATCTTCTGCTGCATCTACTTCTGTGTCTATTGTCGATGCAATCCGGTCTTTAGTCACTCCCACCCCCAAGGGTGATTGGTTTTCATCTGGAGTGAGTTCAATTTCATTAGAATGCAAGCATACAGATATAAGCTATTTTTCTGCTGTCAGTTTGTTGAGAACCAAATCAAAAATTTCTAAGGAACCGTACTGTTGGGGAGATCCACCGGCACCGACCCCACTCATACCAATGGTGGGAGTAAAGAAATCACAACATATATGATGAAAAACAGAAGAGGCTCTTGGAAATCATTCAGTTATAGTCTTGGGTTTTCGTTTTGCCaacttctcttctttttgttcaCAACTTGTCAAAACAAAGAGTCCCATGTTCTGTAATATATGAACGCAACAGATCAAAATGAAAAAGTCCATCAATCAGTAAGCATAGTATCAGATTTACGTTGCAGGACTATGTAGGTTTTATGTATGTTTTTTTGGTACAGGTTCTCTTTGCTGGGCTGTTTTTATAGGctgatttattttgatttgtttagatttaaaaaaaaaatagtatcaGATTTACGAATAGTAACAGTGTGGTGACTCAATAGTGAGATGTTTGTTATCAGCGAGAGTATTTTTTGAAGTGAAACTGTTAGTTGAATGCCACTTTAACTGTAAACTCCTGCCTAGGTAGCATAAGTAATCAGGTTATATATTCAATTCAAGGACTATCATAATCATGTTTCTCGACTGACACATTAAAGACTGGCTTTAGTCTCCAGTCTCATAGTTACAGTGTCATTGTAGGTTTATACTAACGGAAATCCTTATGGAATAGCGGAGGATATTGTTTTCAGCATGCCATGCAGATCAAAAGTAAGTTGAAGtctgaattctttttttttttcatactatTTATTTGACTTTACCCTCATACGTTATTCTTCCCATCCTCCAGGGAGATGGTGATTATGAATTTGTCGAGGATGTAATATTTGATGACTACCTTCTGAAGCGAATAAACAAGGTGAGCTATCTTCTGATTTAAGAGGTGTCCGGATTCAATATGAAAGTAGAACAAAATCCGTTCTTCTCAATGGTGACAATCATTGTAGTATAcatatgtatgaatgatcaCGCAATGAAGTGGTCGGTTAAGCTTGCATCGAGCTAAACTAATATTCATTTGCTCTGAAAATCAGTACTTATCTAGTATGTACTTGAACAGAATATGAAGAGAGTTGATTTTTGTGTAATGTCGCTCCAAGTCATGGTCAGTTAGCAAAAGGAATTTAGGATCTCCCCAATCGACAtaatcttttctctcttttctgcAGACTGAAGCTGAACTGCTAGCTGAGAAGAGATGCGTGGCCCACCTTACAGGGGAGGTAGATACTAGATATTGTAGTTATCTCACCCTTGCCTCCTGCTGTGTATGTGTATCAGCTTCATATGCGCTGTCTTTTCTTTTGGCAGGGCATTGCTTTCTGCGATCTACCCGAGGACACGATGCTTCCTGGGGAGATGTAACACTTATCGGGCTGCTTTTCATCTCAAGAAGTGATAcgaaaactaccacaatgagccGTATGGAGAGACACTAGATACTGAAATTAAGATCATTGcattatttatgaaataaagattctctttgaattttgaaaacttctttTGATGGTATAGCTTGCAGCTTTTGTGTTGACGCATATTTTCCTTTGCCCTCCTTGCATAAGCCGATCTGGCCTAAATCATCTTTCTGCTAGTAATTCTATTATGAACTTCTAGTAAGTGTGATTGCTGTCTATCATTATTCGGGACCCATGGCTTAAACTGTGTAACCTGAAAAACCTTTCTATGATAACCGTGTTAATGACTGCCCTTGAGTAGGCAATTGCACTTTAGAATAGCAAAGATGGGAGTTGTTTTCCTTTTGGGCAGGCAGCAAAGACGATTAGAGGGGAGTTTCAAGGGAAGAAAAGTGCATTGTAAATGTGTCTTTTGGTTGGTGCCTCAATGCGTGGGATTTGGCCTTGTTCTTTCTCGGCTTATCCTTTTGATCAGTTACTTATATTTCCTTGTTTATTGTGTTTGCATATCGTTGGGAAGAGACGAAAAAGAAGCGGAAGGCCAACTACCGAAAATAGTTCAAAGCGCGGGGGCATCCCGAGTCGTACAAAAAGAGCAACACAGCCGTCGTGTTGGGCGAGGACTAGCAAGGTTTTGGTTTGGAATCTGGATagtaaatttcatttcatctcaatatctaaaggcaataaatacaaatatttttcaattttaattcaacttttttatctaattattacataatcattataattttttcaaactttcaaataaagcacaaaaactaatacaatattttcaaatctcaaaataaaaataatattacaaaattatattataaaaatatttagatttgtaaatgaaccagtatGTTTTATAGAATGCTGGGTATTTGATCGATTAAACTCGAATCAAACtcgactcataaaaaaaaaaaaaaaactcgttcgtgaaagcagatactcactcgatttgtaaatgacacatatccAACAAAACTAGACTCGACTCGGCTAAAGATTATTAAGGCCCGCTCATTTATGttcgagtcgactcgttagcttgactcgattaaaacttattcatatattgataaatatatatgcacctatgtatatatacatatatatatatatatatgtattagctaataatataagcataccacttttataattaaatatataatatgtaatccaATTACTtgtgtctatatagtgaatacacttcataggtatattttataatttgtgtaataattagtcgataaaatttaataatttcatatactagtatgtgggaactatatatgaaatagatatatactatcatattaagtgtatttattaataatatatgtaggcatataatatattgttatttttgataaatatcaactagttagatattaattatttataattttttaaaaattttataatttaatagaggttctatttgttagttgtataaattcaatattattatttttgtttaattattaaattttattcaaaaattaaaaaaataaacaattcgagctcaAGCTCGAGTTTGGCTCCACTCAAACTTGTTTGTGGGATAAGTTCGAGTTTagagtttagcttatcgagttgAGTTCgaataaagaatgaaaaaaaaatcttgagctCGGGCTCGATTTCAaactcgagtattttgagtcgagctgaGCTCAGCAAGCCAAAGATGAGCTCGGTTCGATTACAGTCTTTGTCAATATTCTAacttcattatatttttattcaaatttttttcttattttttaaaactctataaaatatcttaactcaaattattttgttattatttataaaatattttactattatttataaaatattttatcttatttaattattcaaaCGAGTACTAAGTTGCAGCTATGATGACGTAACTTTATTTATAGCTTCAAAACGGGCAGTGGTAGATTTCATCAATATCAATTGCTACTCTGACATTCATAGTAGATATTATCAAACTCAACCAACActtcaaaaatagaaaactacCAAGACCACAGACCATCAATAGGGAGAAGCAAGGCCTATAGTACCACAAAATTAGGACCCATATCCTAGCCTACTCAGAATGTAGATCAAACCCATGACCCTTAACCAGCGCAGAATGTTCTTTGGTCTCAAATCGTAGTTATGCGGAGAACCCTCCACTAGTTGCTGCGCCGTTAGCAGTTTGTGTATGCATTTTGAAATATCACTGGTTCATATTCCAAATACATCTAGAGAGGAGTGAATAGATGTTTTCCAATTTTTCTggcttatttaaaataataataaacaaatcaatcaATAAGATTACAAGAAATAATCAACACATCAACTTTGAGCGTAACTCACCAAATAAAATTCACTATATAAATTGAATTCgttacaaccaatttaaaaacacttaaaagACACTTAGAGTAACTAAATTTGACTTGAGTTACTCTGGCTTGCAACCCTACCACTATCTCACTTGATCTCTGCATTTTGGCAGCTCTGGACCATTGGCCTTTCTATAGTTTCACTACGTGCACCAACTCGATTTTTGCTTCAACAGTAGCTTCGAAAATCCTTCCAGCCAAAAAATACGTAGACAACAATGGACTCAATAACGCTCGAACACGGGCATAATATGATGGAAGTCTATTTATCAAGAGAGAATTAATGTTCTATTTATAATGAACTCCTTAAGATTTTCTCTTAAGAATACAATGAATATGGTAATCCTAATTTCTCTCCACGACCTAGAGCTGGCGTTGAGTACCTTTAGCGGAATCGGCCGACGTGATTAATGccaattattattaaaaaaaaaaaaaaaaaaaagggtcagcGATTTCAGAAAATCAAACCCATCCCTACTAACGCCAAAATCAGTTTGAGAAGCACATCAAACCCTTCCCAgaaaaaattgttgttttgaaaatgattttttgggtaGCTGTTTTAGGAGTGGCTGCCTTGTTCTTTGATCTTTACAATACTATTTGGGTAGCTGTTTaggagtaattttttttctggaAATCTTTCTATGCAGAAGATTCAATCCCAGTGGAGACAAGAAAACGGTTTTCtccttcttctacttcttttccactaatcttctttttttttttttcttttttttttccctgttcttgttcttatttcaatattttgaatGTGTTCTTGTTCCTGTTCTTCTTCATGTTTCTTCTCCACTCGAGTTGCAAACTTATGTCCAGTGGATACTCGtttagaaaaaactaaaaactgaaagaagaaaaaaattcatatattcaAACTTACCCACacattcaggaaaaaaaaaactgagaaatAACACAACAAAATCACCCAAAATCACCGAATCTGAGAAGAACCTATAACCTATGTTTGTCTTCGTTGGTAGACGAAAATGAGAAGAAGACCCAACCTTTCATACTCTATTCGTGGGTAGACGAAGAAGATGAACTTGTTGTTTGGGTTAAATacaaaacgcaccgtttcaatTTTTCCACGTGGAGGGACGGGTACACGAGAGGTTCCCACTCCGAGTGCAGTAGACTTTTTGTTTAGAGAAAGTTTACTTTGCCTCCCTAATTTGACACTTCTATTTGACtctaatcaaaatttatttttttattttatttttttttacttaataattaaggaagtgattttaagtatattggtgtattttttttattttttaaatatatttaaatatgttaaaaaaatgtaaaaagaaaaaagaagaaaaaaaaaaaaaaagttacgctgggcggtatgcccagcggtcaaaatggggcggcatagtagccgcccccttttgtttatatatatttaaggctTGAATTAATTTTCCAAGACAACCAATATCACTTCAATCCGATATGGGAGTCAAAAGATATGACCAAGTTACTCCAATTAGGTTGATCTTGTCAGATCTTGAAAATTTGCAATCTTTTGTTTGCCTAAAAGTTGAAATCTGAAGattgttgaagatgaatttataGATAATTTAGTCTTAAGATCCTTTTGAAACATGAATTTGTATCTTTCCAACAACACCAGTTTCACCCCAACCAGAGATATATGAAACAAAGGTTACGATCAATTACTCCAGCAAGGTCGATCCCATTAGATCTTGcaaatttttaatctttgtaCTTTTTATTCCAATTGCAACCAAGACTCTATTTAACATATTTATAACTC
Above is a genomic segment from Juglans microcarpa x Juglans regia isolate MS1-56 chromosome 1D, Jm3101_v1.0, whole genome shotgun sequence containing:
- the LOC121263429 gene encoding malate dehydrogenase [NADP], chloroplastic, coding for MAVAELSPSYTKTHLQSSQISFLSNRFYNHRRCAFRPFPRARSTAISCSVAPNQVKSPVAVQDEDPKKKSECYGVFCLTYDLKADEETKSWKKLINIAVSGAAGMISNHLLFKLASGEVFGPDQPVALKLLGSERSFQALEGVAMELEDSLFPLLREVSIGIDPYDVFQDVEWALLIGAKPRGPGMERADLLDINGQIFAEQGKALNAVASRNVKVIVVGNPCNTNALICMKNAPNIPAKNFHALTRLDENRAKCQLALKAGVFYDKVSNVTIWGNHSTTQVPDFLNARINGLRVKEVIKDHKWLEEEFTEKVQKRGGVLIQKWGRSSAASTSVSIVDAIRSLVTPTPKGDWFSSGVYTNGNPYGIAEDIVFSMPCRSKGDGDYEFVEDVIFDDYLLKRINKTEAELLAEKRCVAHLTGEGIAFCDLPEDTMLPGEM